A genomic stretch from Sphaerodactylus townsendi isolate TG3544 linkage group LG15, MPM_Stown_v2.3, whole genome shotgun sequence includes:
- the ZSWIM9 gene encoding uncharacterized protein ZSWIM9: protein MPRRKSNLGRRTRSAEATRRLIANQTEEARASMKERTRQRMAQLRAEESAERRAARLEDARLRARQLRSAASAKLARSFARVAMGDLGLGQEFHTWHQFSTFIDDWCEKHKVIFIVASLKPLVSLHQNSLHHQPSLAEILRFRFVRLICKYSGTYVGQSTVQKRRSSEKIDCPASITLRLGPKKDRLVVIEANLEHNHHLSELEFALHFKRYQLRASLGLPIRITNSISKRFLAPDLIWNLEDYSKAKDKGMCELLAVLDGLFKADAGPKVKLVFQEDVAILNSIFLATSRMCELVQRFPARLFLERAACLDADFELYTVLCQDANGRGREVAYCLARQGLPDLLIFIVASLVQSAPDIKLQVKVVTVGAGVTGLDAVEEVLPCARVQICRLQVLEVLYRKACELAVPKEDQIRNLLLNLANADSPLVYTQYLSDLGDVAPLSFMQYFLERWHSHKGMWVECWAFEKNQECPFLDHLSMHRRKLLTTLSPPMPLAACVQGLLDLQALHVETSTLNVAPVVELYRTICLPDNADLVAEELDLVPHAHYDLRDTPDGYLLEGGTCSFLVSPDLATCSCSIYMARQLPCRHIFAARLWVGEPLFDPSLLPGLPDGHKNSIGQPEC, encoded by the exons ATGCCTCGCAGAAAATCAAACTTAGGTCGTCGTACTCGCAGTGCGGAAGCAACGCGACGACTAATTGCAAATCAAACTGAAGAAGCACGGGCATCAATGAAAGAACGAACCAGACAAAGAATGGCTCAATTACGTGCCGAGGAATCAGCAGAGCGACGTGCAGCCAGACTTGAGGATGCACGGTTGCGAGCGCGGCAATTGCGTTCTGCAGCTTCAG CGAAACTGGCTCGCAGTTTTGCCAGAGTTGCCATGGGGGACCTGGGACTGGGCCAGGAGTTCCATACCTGGCACCAGTTCAGCACGTTCATTGACGACTGGTGCGAAAAGCACAAGGTGATCTTCATTGTCGCCAGTCTGAAGCCGCTGGTCTCCCTGCACCAGAACTCGCTGCACCATCAGCCAAGCCTGGCTGAGATCCTCCGCTTCCGTTTTGTGCGCCTCATCTGCAAGTACAGCGGGACCTACGTGGGGCAGAGCACGGTGCAGAAGCGCC GCAGTAGTGAGAAAATCGACTGTCCAGCCTCCATCACACTACGCCTAGGGCCAAAGAAGGACCGCCTGGTGGTGATTGAAGCCAACCTGGAGCACAACCACCATCTGTCTGAACTGGAGTTTGCCCTCCACTTCAAGCGGTACCAGCTGAGAGCGAGCTTGGGGCTGCCCATTCGCATCACCAACAGCATTTCCAAGCGCTTCCTGGCACCGGATCTTATCTGGAACCTGGAGGATTATAGCAAAGCCAAAGACAAGGGCATGTGTGAGCTCTTGGCTGTTCTAGACGGACTCTTTAAGGCAGATGCGGGCCCCAAAGTCAAACTGGTGTTTCAGGAGGATGTGGCTATCCTCAACAGCATCTTCCTGGCCACCTCGCGCATGTGTGAACTGGTGCAGCGCTTCCCAGCCCGCCTTTTTCTAGAGCGCGCTGCCTGCCTCGATGCAGACTTTGAGCTCTACACGGTGCTGTGCCAGGACGCTAACGGGCGTGGGCGGGAGGTAGCCTATTGTCTGGCACGCCAGGGACTGCCCGACCTTCTGATATTCATTGTAGCTTCATTGGTGCAGAGTGCCCCAGACATCAAGCTGCAGGTGAAGGTGGTTACAGTCGGGGCTGGTGTGACAGGCCTTGATGCGGTGGAGGAGGTGCTGCCATGTGCCCGGGTGCAGATTTGTCGCCTTCAGGTCTTGGAGGTGCTCTACCGCAAGGCCTGTGAACTGGCTGTCCCCAAGGAAGACCAAATACGCAACCTGCTGCTCAACCTGGCCAATGCTGATTCGCCGCTGGTCTATACCCAGTACCTGAGCGACCTAGGAGATGTGGCTCCGCTTTCCTTTATGCAGTACTTCCTGGAGCGCTGGCACTCCCACAAGGGTATGTGGGTAGAGTGCTGGGCCTTTGAGAAGAACCAAGAATGCCCCTTCCTCGACCACCTTAGCATGCACCGTCGCAAGCTGCTGACCACACTCAGTCCTCCAATGCCACTGGCGGCCTGTGTACAGGGTCTGTTGGATCTCCAAGCCCTACACGTGGAGACCTCAACACTAAATGTGGCACCAGTGGTTGAACTGTACCGGACCATCTGCCTGCCTGACAATGCTGACCTAGTAGCTGAAGAACTAGATCTTGTGCCCCATGCACATTATGATCTCAGGGACACTCCCGATGGGTACCTCCTGGAGGGGGGTACCTGCTCTTTCCTGGTGAGCCCAGACCTGGCCACTTGCAGTTGTTCTATTTATATGGCTCGGCAGCTGCCATGCCGGCACATCTTTGCTGCACGCCTTTGGGTAGGGGAGCCCCTCTTTGACCCCAGCCTGCTGCCCGGCTTACCAGatggacataaaaacagcataggCCAGCCGGAATGCTAA